One Desulfurobacteriaceae bacterium genomic window carries:
- a CDS encoding ATP-dependent Clp protease proteolytic subunit: MPQGTSFFDLFFIFLLFFSLWPLFQQKNLEWARLRLIKDLEKKRKSRVITMIHRQERLALMGFPLMRYITIEDSERILRAIRMTPKDMPIDLIIHTPGGLALAATQIASALIKHKSPVRVIVPHYAMSGGTLIALAADEIIMDENAVLGPLDPQLGQFPAPSILKAFKMKKENLKDEMLILADVAEKSLAQMKNTIMKILLAKGHSKEKAEEIADLLTCGYWTHDYPLTADVIKDLGLNVSTEVPDEVYDLMELYYQPSGQTSVQYIPVPYGEPKKGEIPVKKPH, translated from the coding sequence ATGCCGCAAGGAACCAGTTTTTTTGATTTATTTTTCATATTTCTCTTATTTTTCTCTTTGTGGCCCTTATTCCAACAGAAAAACCTTGAATGGGCAAGGCTAAGACTCATTAAAGACTTAGAGAAAAAGAGAAAATCAAGAGTAATAACAATGATCCATCGCCAGGAACGTCTTGCCCTTATGGGATTCCCCCTGATGAGATATATCACCATAGAAGATTCTGAAAGGATATTAAGAGCTATTAGAATGACTCCAAAGGACATGCCTATAGACCTAATAATCCATACTCCAGGAGGACTTGCTCTTGCAGCAACACAAATAGCTTCTGCTCTTATAAAACATAAAAGTCCTGTAAGGGTGATTGTTCCTCACTATGCAATGTCTGGTGGAACTCTTATAGCTCTTGCTGCTGATGAAATAATAATGGATGAGAATGCGGTACTTGGTCCTCTAGATCCTCAGCTTGGTCAATTTCCTGCACCATCCATTCTAAAGGCTTTTAAAATGAAAAAAGAGAATTTAAAAGATGAGATGCTAATACTTGCAGACGTTGCAGAAAAATCGTTGGCACAGATGAAAAATACAATCATGAAAATCCTTTTAGCAAAAGGACACAGTAAAGAGAAGGCAGAAGAGATAGCCGATCTTCTAACCTGTGGGTATTGGACTCACGACTATCCGCTTACTGCTGATGTTATAAAAGATTTAGGACTTAATGTGTCAACAGAAGTTCCAGATGAGGTTTATGACCTTATGGAACTTTACTATCAGCCTTCTGGGCAAACTTCTGTTCAGTACATTCCAGTACCTTATGGAGAACCTAAGAAGGGAGAAATTCCTGTTAAGAAACCCCATTAG
- a CDS encoding CarD family transcriptional regulator, translating into MFKVGDKVACPPHGVGVIEGKEEREVGGKKVLYFRISLVGKNMSILVPESSIEVSGIRPVLSTEEVEEILRFLSEVPTNISEKWTVRHRLNVDRLKTGEIKELATVVRNLSYRSKDKELSYSEKRMFEEAFSKLSEEIALVLGEPVRKVKQKIRKILKEVQK; encoded by the coding sequence ATGTTCAAGGTAGGAGATAAGGTTGCTTGTCCTCCCCATGGCGTAGGAGTAATTGAAGGAAAAGAAGAAAGAGAAGTGGGAGGGAAGAAAGTTCTATACTTTAGGATTTCTTTAGTAGGGAAGAACATGTCAATTCTTGTTCCGGAAAGTAGTATAGAGGTTTCGGGGATTAGACCGGTATTATCAACGGAAGAGGTGGAAGAGATACTTAGATTCTTAAGTGAAGTTCCTACAAATATAAGTGAAAAATGGACGGTAAGGCATAGACTTAATGTTGATAGACTAAAGACAGGAGAGATAAAAGAACTTGCAACTGTTGTTAGAAATCTATCCTATAGATCAAAAGATAAAGAACTGTCCTATTCAGAAAAGAGAATGTTTGAGGAGGCGTTTAGTAAACTTTCTGAGGAAATAGCTCTTGTCCTTGGAGAACCGGTAAGAAAAGTAAAGCAAAAGATAAGAAAAATCCTCAAAGAGGTTCAAAAGTAG